In Streptococcus sp. SN-1, a single genomic region encodes these proteins:
- a CDS encoding Asp23/Gls24 family envelope stress response protein, with protein sequence MGTEEQFGEIVIAPRVLEKIIAIATAKVDGVHSFSNKSVSDTLSKLSLGRGVYLKESNEELTADIYLYLEYGVKVPKVALTIQKAVKDAVRDMADVELAAVNIHVAGIVPDKTPKPELKDLFNEDFLND encoded by the coding sequence ATGGGAACTGAAGAACAATTTGGCGAAATCGTTATCGCTCCACGTGTACTTGAAAAAATCATTGCCATCGCAACTGCTAAAGTTGATGGTGTCCATTCATTTTCAAATAAATCCGTATCTGATACCCTATCAAAACTCTCTCTTGGTCGTGGCGTCTACTTAAAAGAAAGCAACGAAGAACTAACTGCTGACATCTATCTCTATCTTGAGTACGGTGTGAAGGTACCAAAAGTTGCTCTTACTATTCAAAAAGCAGTCAAAGATGCTGTCCGTGATATGGCTGATGTGGAACTTGCTGCTGTTAACATCCATGTTGCAGGAATCGTTCCAGACAAAACACCAAAACCTGAGTTGAAAGATCTATTTAACGAGGACTTCCTCAATGACTAG
- the accB gene encoding acetyl-CoA carboxylase biotin carboxyl carrier protein produces MNLNDIKDLMAQFDQSSLREFSYKNGTDELQFSKNEARHVPEVAAQVAPASVLATPSPVAPTSAPAETVAEEVPAPAEASVAAEGDLVESPLVGVAYLAAGPDKPAFVSVGDSVKKGQTLVIIEAMKVMNEIPAPKDGVVTEILVSNEEMVEFGKGLVRIK; encoded by the coding sequence ATGAATTTAAACGATATTAAAGACTTGATGGCCCAATTTGACCAGTCAAGTTTGAGAGAATTTTCTTATAAAAATGGGACGGATGAATTGCAGTTTAGCAAGAATGAAGCGAGACATGTGCCTGAAGTCGCAGCTCAAGTAGCTCCAGCATCCGTTCTAGCAACACCAAGTCCAGTAGCTCCTACATCTGCTCCAGCAGAAACTGTAGCAGAAGAGGTTCCAGCTCCAGCTGAAGCAAGTGTGGCTGCTGAGGGAGATCTTGTAGAGAGCCCACTTGTTGGGGTGGCTTACTTGGCTGCTGGCCCAGATAAACCTGCCTTCGTTTCAGTTGGTGATAGTGTTAAAAAAGGTCAAACATTGGTCATTATCGAAGCCATGAAAGTCATGAATGAAATCCCAGCTCCTAAGGATGGTGTGGTAACGGAAATTCTCGTTTCTAACGAAGAAATGGTTGAGTTTGGTAAAGGATTGGTACGTATCAAATGA
- a CDS encoding acetyl-CoA carboxylase carboxyl transferase subunit alpha: protein MNIAKIVREAREQSRLTSLDFATGIFDEFIQLHGDRSFRDDGAVVGGIGWLGNQAVTVVGIQKGKSLQDNLKRNFGQPHPEGYRKALRLMKQAEKFGRPVVTFINTAGAYPGVGAEERGQGEAIARNLMEMSGLKVPIIAIIIGEGGSGGALALAVADRVWMLENSIYAILSPEGFASILWKDGTRAMEAAELMKITSHELLEMDVVDKVISEAGLSSKELIKSVKKELQAELAILLQKPLEELLEERYQRFRKY from the coding sequence ATGAATATTGCAAAAATAGTCAGAGAAGCGCGTGAGCAGAGTCGCTTGACAAGCTTGGACTTTGCGACAGGCATTTTTGATGAATTTATCCAATTACACGGTGACCGTTCTTTTCGTGACGATGGTGCAGTTGTTGGTGGTATTGGCTGGCTTGGAAATCAAGCCGTAACAGTGGTTGGTATCCAAAAAGGCAAGAGTTTACAAGATAATCTAAAACGGAATTTTGGTCAACCGCATCCAGAAGGTTACCGTAAGGCCCTACGGTTGATGAAACAGGCTGAAAAATTTGGCCGTCCAGTAGTGACCTTTATCAATACAGCAGGTGCTTATCCTGGTGTCGGAGCGGAAGAACGTGGACAGGGGGAAGCTATTGCTCGCAATCTCATGGAAATGAGTGGCCTGAAAGTTCCGATTATTGCTATCATTATCGGTGAAGGTGGTTCAGGTGGGGCTCTGGCTCTAGCCGTTGCGGACCGTGTTTGGATGCTGGAAAATTCTATTTATGCTATTCTCAGTCCAGAAGGTTTTGCTTCCATTCTATGGAAGGACGGCACTCGTGCCATGGAAGCGGCAGAACTGATGAAAATCACTTCGCATGAGCTGTTAGAAATGGACGTGGTGGATAAGGTGATTTCTGAAGCAGGACTTTCTAGTAAGGAACTGATTAAGAGTGTCAAAAAAGAACTCCAAGCTGAGCTAGCTATACTTTTACAAAAACCGTTAGAAGAGTTGTTGGAAGAACGCTATCAACGATTTAGAAAATACTAA
- the fabF gene encoding beta-ketoacyl-ACP synthase II, which translates to MKLNRVVVTGYGVTSPIGNTPEEFWNSLTTGKIGIGPITKFDHSDFDVHNAAEIQDFPFDKYFVKKDTNRFDNYSLYALYAAQEAVNHANLDVEALDKDRFGVIVASGIGGIKEIEDQVLRLHDKGPKRVKPLTLPKALPNMASGNVAMRFGANGVCKSINTACASSNDAIGDAFRSIKFGFQDVMLVGGSEASITPFAIAGFQALTALSTTEDPTRASIPFDKDRNGFVMGEGSGMLVLESLEHAEKRGATILAEVVGYGNTCDAYHMTSPHPEGQGAIKAIKLALEEAEISPEQVAYVNAHGTSTPANEKGESGAIVAVLGKEVPVSSTKSFTGHLLGAAGAVEAIVTIEAMRHNFVPMTAGTSEVSDYIEANVVYGQGLEQEIPYAISNTFGFGGHNAVLAFKRWENK; encoded by the coding sequence ATGAAACTAAATCGCGTAGTAGTAACAGGTTATGGAGTAACATCTCCAATCGGAAATACACCAGAAGAATTTTGGAATAGTTTGACAACTGGAAAAATCGGAATTGGTCCAATTACAAAATTTGATCATAGTGACTTTGATGTGCATAATGCGGCAGAGATCCAAGATTTTCCTTTTGATAAATACTTTGTAAAGAAAGATACCAATCGTTTTGATAACTATTCTTTGTATGCCTTGTACGCGGCCCAAGAAGCTGTCAATCATGCCAATTTGGATGTAGAGGCTCTTGATAAAGATCGTTTTGGTGTTATCGTGGCCTCTGGTATTGGTGGAATCAAAGAAATTGAAGATCAAGTGCTTCGCCTCCATGACAAAGGACCAAAACGTGTGAAACCATTGACCCTTCCAAAAGCCTTGCCAAATATGGCTTCAGGAAATGTTGCTATGCGTTTTGGAGCAAACGGTGTTTGTAAATCTATCAATACCGCCTGCGCTTCATCAAATGATGCGATTGGGGATGCCTTCCGCTCGATTAAGTTTGGTTTCCAAGATGTTATGTTGGTAGGTGGTTCAGAAGCCTCTATCACACCTTTTGCTATTGCTGGTTTCCAAGCTCTAACAGCTCTCTCTACTACAGAGGATCCTACTCGTGCTTCTATCCCATTTGATAAGGACCGTAATGGTTTTGTCATGGGTGAAGGTTCAGGGATGTTGGTTCTTGAAAGTCTGGAACACGCTGAAAAACGTGGCGCTACTATCCTGGCTGAAGTGGTTGGCTACGGAAATACTTGTGATGCCTACCACATGACCTCACCACATCCAGAAGGTCAGGGAGCTATCAAGGCCATCAAACTAGCCTTGGAAGAAGCTGAGATTTCTCCAGAGCAAGTAGCCTATGTCAATGCTCACGGAACGTCAACTCCTGCTAATGAAAAAGGAGAAAGTGGTGCCATCGTAGCTGTTCTTGGTAAGGAAGTACCTGTATCATCAACCAAGTCTTTCACAGGACATTTGCTGGGTGCTGCGGGCGCAGTAGAAGCTATCGTCACAATTGAAGCTATGCGTCATAACTTTGTACCAATGACAGCTGGAACAAGTGAAGTATCAGATTATATCGAAGCCAATGTCGTTTATGGACAAGGCTTGGAGCAAGAAATTCCATACGCTATTTCAAATACTTTTGGTTTTGGTGGCCACAATGCCGTTCTTGCTTTCAAACGTTGGGAGAATAAATAA
- the efp gene encoding elongation factor P, producing MIEASKLKAGMTFETADGKLIRVLEASHHKPGKGNTIMRMKLRDVRTGSTFDTSYRPEEKFEQAIIETVPAQYLYKMDETAYFMNTETYDQYEIPVVNVENELLYILENSDVKIQFYGTEVIGVTVPTTVELTVAETQPSIKGATVTGSGKPATMETGLVVNVPDFIEAGQKLIINTAEGTYVSRA from the coding sequence ATGATTGAAGCAAGCAAATTGAAAGCTGGTATGACATTTGAAACTGCAGACGGAAAATTGATCCGCGTTTTGGAAGCTAGCCACCACAAACCAGGTAAAGGGAACACAATCATGCGTATGAAATTGCGTGATGTCCGTACTGGTTCTACATTTGATACAAGCTACCGTCCAGAAGAAAAATTCGAACAAGCTATTATCGAAACTGTTCCAGCTCAATACTTGTACAAAATGGATGAAACTGCCTACTTCATGAACACTGAAACTTACGACCAATACGAAATCCCAGTCGTGAACGTTGAAAATGAATTGCTTTACATCCTTGAAAACTCTGATGTGAAAATCCAATTCTACGGAACTGAAGTAATCGGTGTAACTGTACCAACTACTGTTGAATTGACAGTTGCTGAAACACAACCATCTATCAAGGGTGCTACTGTTACAGGTTCTGGTAAACCAGCAACTATGGAAACTGGACTTGTTGTCAACGTTCCTGACTTCATCGAAGCTGGACAAAAATTGATCATCAACACTGCAGAAGGAACTTACGTTTCTCGTGCCTAA
- the accC gene encoding acetyl-CoA carboxylase biotin carboxylase subunit, with protein MFRKILIANRGEIAVRIIRAARELGIATVAVYSTADKEALHTLLADEAVCIGPGKATESYLNINAVLSAAVLTEAEAIHPGFGFLSENSKFATMCEEVGIKFIGPSGYVMDMMGDKINARAQMIKAGVPVIPGSDGEVHNSEEALIVAEKIGYPVMLKASAGGGGKGIRKVEKPEDLVSAFETASSEAKANYGNGAMYIERVIYPARHIEVQILGDEHGNVIHLGERDCSLQRNNQKVLEESPSIAIGKTLRNEIGSAAVRAAESVGYENAGTIEFLLDEASSNFYFMEMNTRVQVEHPVTEFVSGVDIVKEQIRIAAGQPLSVKQEDIVLRGHAIECRINAENPAFNFAPSPGKITNLYLPSGGVGLRVDSAVYPGYTIPPYYDSMIAKIIVHGENRFDALMKMQRALYELEIEGVQTNADFQLDLISDRNVIAGDYDTSFLMETFLPKYQEKE; from the coding sequence ATGTTTCGAAAAATTTTAATTGCCAATCGTGGTGAAATTGCGGTTCGTATTATCCGTGCGGCGCGTGAATTGGGGATTGCGACGGTGGCGGTTTATTCGACTGCTGATAAGGAAGCCCTTCATACGCTTTTGGCAGATGAAGCAGTTTGTATCGGCCCTGGTAAGGCAACAGAGTCTTATCTCAATATCAATGCGGTTCTATCAGCTGCAGTCTTGACTGAGGCAGAAGCTATTCACCCCGGTTTCGGATTTCTCAGTGAAAATTCCAAATTTGCTACCATGTGTGAAGAAGTTGGTATCAAGTTTATCGGTCCATCTGGCTATGTCATGGATATGATGGGAGACAAGATCAATGCGCGTGCTCAGATGATCAAAGCTGGTGTTCCAGTCATTCCAGGTTCAGATGGAGAAGTGCATAACTCTGAGGAAGCTTTGATTGTTGCTGAAAAAATTGGCTATCCTGTTATGCTCAAGGCCTCAGCAGGTGGAGGCGGTAAAGGGATTCGTAAGGTTGAAAAGCCAGAAGACCTCGTTTCAGCCTTTGAAACTGCCTCTAGTGAAGCCAAGGCCAATTATGGCAATGGTGCCATGTACATAGAACGAGTTATCTATCCAGCTCGTCACATTGAGGTTCAAATCCTAGGAGATGAGCATGGGAATGTGATTCATCTAGGTGAACGAGATTGTTCTCTTCAACGGAATAATCAAAAGGTTTTGGAAGAAAGTCCTTCGATTGCAATCGGAAAAACGCTGCGCAATGAAATTGGTTCTGCTGCTGTTCGAGCGGCAGAGTCTGTTGGCTATGAGAATGCAGGGACCATTGAGTTTCTTCTTGATGAAGCAAGTAGCAATTTCTATTTCATGGAAATGAATACACGTGTTCAGGTAGAACATCCAGTAACAGAATTTGTTTCAGGTGTGGATATCGTTAAGGAACAGATTCGCATTGCGGCAGGTCAGCCTTTGTCTGTTAAGCAAGAAGATATTGTTCTACGTGGTCATGCCATCGAGTGTCGGATCAATGCAGAAAATCCAGCCTTTAACTTTGCTCCAAGTCCAGGTAAGATTACCAATCTCTATCTGCCAAGTGGTGGAGTTGGCTTGCGCGTGGATTCAGCAGTTTATCCAGGTTATACCATTCCGCCCTATTATGATAGTATGATTGCTAAAATCATCGTTCACGGCGAAAATCGTTTTGATGCCTTGATGAAAATGCAACGTGCCCTCTATGAATTAGAGATTGAAGGGGTGCAGACCAATGCTGATTTCCAGCTTGACCTCATTTCAGATCGCAATGTCATTGCTGGAGATTATGATACTTCCTTCTTGATGGAAACCTTTTTACCCAAGTATCAAGAAAAAGAATAA
- the accD gene encoding acetyl-CoA carboxylase, carboxyltransferase subunit beta: MALFSKKDKYIRINPNRSVREKPQAKPEVPDELFSQCPGCKHTIYQKDLGSERTCPHCSYTFRISAQERLALTIDMGTFKELFTGIESKDPLHFPGYQKKLATMREKTGLDEAVVTGTALIKGQTVALGIMDSNFIMASMGTVVGEKITRLFEYATVEQLPVVLFTASGGARMQEGIMSLMQMAKISAAVKRHSNAGLLYLTILTDPTTGGVTASFAMEGDIILAEPQSLVGFAGRRVIENTVRESLPEDFQKAEFLLEHGFVDAIVKRRDLPDTIASLVRLHGGSPR; this comes from the coding sequence ATGGCTCTATTTAGTAAAAAAGATAAGTATATTCGAATAAATCCCAATCGTTCGGTTAGGGAAAAACCTCAAGCCAAGCCAGAGGTTCCAGATGAATTATTCTCCCAGTGTCCAGGCTGTAAGCATACCATTTATCAGAAGGATCTGGGAAGTGAGCGTACCTGTCCGCATTGTAGCTACACCTTTCGTATTTCTGCCCAAGAACGCTTGGCTTTGACGATTGATATGGGAACCTTCAAGGAATTGTTTACAGGGATTGAAAGCAAGGATCCCTTGCATTTCCCTGGTTATCAAAAGAAACTAGCAACTATGCGTGAAAAAACAGGGTTGGATGAAGCCGTTGTGACAGGAACTGCTCTTATTAAAGGTCAGACTGTAGCTCTTGGGATTATGGATTCCAACTTTATCATGGCTTCTATGGGTACGGTTGTAGGGGAGAAAATCACTCGTTTGTTTGAGTATGCGACTGTCGAACAATTGCCAGTTGTTCTCTTCACAGCCTCTGGTGGAGCCCGTATGCAGGAAGGAATCATGAGTCTCATGCAGATGGCCAAGATTTCTGCAGCGGTTAAACGCCATTCAAATGCAGGTCTCCTTTACCTGACCATTTTGACAGATCCAACGACAGGTGGTGTAACAGCTTCTTTCGCTATGGAAGGAGATATCATTCTGGCTGAACCACAGAGCTTGGTCGGTTTTGCTGGGCGTCGTGTGATTGAAAATACGGTTCGTGAAAGTTTACCTGAGGATTTCCAAAAGGCAGAATTCCTATTGGAACATGGCTTTGTGGATGCTATTGTCAAAAGAAGAGACTTGCCAGATACGATTGCTAGTCTAGTCAGATTGCATGGAGGGAGTCCTAGATGA
- the fabZ gene encoding 3-hydroxyacyl-ACP dehydratase FabZ has protein sequence MIDIQGIKEALPHRYPMLLVDRVLEVSEDTIVAIKNVTINEPFFNGHFPQYPVMPGVLIMEALAQTAGVLELSKPENKGKLVFYAGMDKVKFKKQVVPGDQLVMTATFVKRRGTIAVVEAKAEVDGKLAASGILTFAIGN, from the coding sequence ATGATCGATATTCAAGGAATCAAAGAAGCCCTTCCCCACCGTTATCCTATGCTCCTAGTGGACCGTGTGTTGGAAGTGAGCGAGGATACCATTGTTGCCATCAAAAATGTGACCATCAATGAGCCCTTCTTTAACGGCCATTTTCCTCAATATCCAGTTATGCCAGGTGTTCTGATTATGGAAGCCTTGGCGCAAACAGCTGGTGTGTTGGAGTTGTCAAAACCTGAAAATAAGGGGAAACTGGTCTTTTACGCTGGTATGGACAAGGTTAAATTTAAGAAGCAAGTTGTACCAGGTGACCAATTAGTTATGACGGCAACGTTTGTAAAACGTCGTGGCACAATCGCTGTGGTTGAAGCAAAGGCTGAAGTGGATGGCAAGCTTGCAGCTAGTGGTATTCTTACCTTTGCAATAGGGAACTAA
- the nusB gene encoding transcription antitermination factor NusB, producing the protein MTSPLLESRRELRKCAFQALMSLEFGTDMETACHFAYTHDREDTDVQIPAFLLNLVSGVQAQKDELDKQINQHLKSGWTVERLTLVEKNLLRLGIFEITSFDTPQLVAVNEAIELAKNFSDQKSARFINGLLSQFVTEENE; encoded by the coding sequence ATGACTAGTCCATTATTAGAATCTAGACGCGAACTTCGTAAATGCGCTTTTCAAGCTCTTATGAGCCTTGAATTCGGTACAGATATGGAAACGGCTTGTCACTTTGCCTACACACATGACCGTGAAGATACAGATGTGCAAATCCCTGCCTTTCTTCTGAACTTGGTTTCTGGTGTTCAAGCTCAAAAAGACGAGTTGGATAAACAAATCAACCAGCACCTCAAGTCAGGCTGGACAGTTGAACGCTTGACCTTGGTCGAAAAAAACTTACTACGCTTAGGAATCTTTGAAATCACTTCATTTGATACACCTCAGCTGGTAGCAGTCAATGAAGCTATTGAACTCGCTAAGAATTTTTCAGATCAAAAATCAGCCCGTTTTATCAATGGACTGCTTAGTCAATTTGTAACAGAAGAAAATGAATAA